One Arachis hypogaea cultivar Tifrunner chromosome 18, arahy.Tifrunner.gnm2.J5K5, whole genome shotgun sequence genomic window, TCAATCTCattggaaaaataaaatcaatctcCAACAAAatccattattgttgttgttattattattactattttattttcggTAATACTAAATATACtagtattttttagttaaatttaattaagttggtaTAAgtctaataaaatatatatatattatcatttttttctatatttctgCAACACATagatttttgtaaaattatatttattaatatagtataaaatttttttgcatatcacaaactaaaatatatataaaaagacgatgataataaataagaatgagaaaaagaagagaaaaaaaaatgaaacaataataacaagataATGGTGACATTAACGAAGAAAAAGACAATGATAGCAACAACGACGACGATAAAGATAATTGTAATGGCAGCCACAATAATAATAacgttgaaaaataataataatgttgaaaAAAGAGGCATAAGGAGATGATAAGGACAATAATaaaggaggaaaaagaagaagaggaaatagcaacaaaaaaaactaacaatAACATCCACATAAGTAAAAAGGAGAAAAGACACGTTataataaattcaaatctaactttagtatattaatatttacaacaatgattaatttttttagtagtaATCATAGGCTATATGttacctttctttttcttttatggttttaccacaaaaataatatttttagaaataatatttgtattattattttttccctAAAAGGTGTTAGGAAGATATATATAAATCTCATGACTGAGCAGAACCTCAAAATTGGGATCTCAACTCATTTTCCATAGATAGTTAGTTCTTGTTAACATTGCTTTTTGTGAAACTTGGACATGCTACGAATTTAGGAATAGAAGGAAAAAGGAAATTAGGGTTTTACTTTAATCATCCCCTTCTTACAATTCCTTTTTccttaaaagattaaaaaaataacctCTGCTAAAATGACAGTGAAGACATGCATGCAACACTGTATATTGTTCCTTTAAGAAGGCTGTGCTGCATaataggtatatatatatatatatctatgatTTTTTGGCATAGCTGTGCTGGCAAATATAACCATTACCTTTTTGtagtattatatttttaattaattattacctCTGTTTTTGTTTAGGCCCTTATTAATTAACTGAGGAACAATATTTTTCTTGCTtcataatatttatcattttaaaaaaaattacatttgaatggtatgtattaaatttttaaaatgatagaCATATATTATAAGATAGAAGAAGtataatgttatttatatatatatcatgcaGTAAATGGGGACTATAGGAAGAGAGACACAAAACACTATTTAGAGTAGGTGCATGAAAACATACACAAATTTATGTCTGTATATATAATGTTTACCATTAATGATACATTTTAATATATGGGATTTGAGGAATCATATATAGTTCAAATAAACCCAGAGCACAAAGCTCCAAGGAAGAAACACCCTTCAACAATAAAAGATGTATAAAGAAAAACATGGTGGTTAAAAGACTGTTCCACTGGGTAACGAACAACATATACCCAAAAAGGGTCAAACAGTAACAATTTCAAAAATGAAAAGCACTATTCATGTGGTCCTCATCAGcttcaaaagaataaaatatatagtaGTAAATAATAAGATTCCATCATCATCAATAATTGCAATCATAGATGATAAGAGAAATACATAGATAGATACTTAGATAGATAGATTATTATTACTAGTAATCAAAATGAGATGGATCTGttgtaataataataagtgtAGTACAGTGTAATGTTGACTTAATAAAGTGCTCTCCAGATAACAACAATTAATGCTATAACAAgaatagcaataataataataatcatttcATAACAACTATAACATATAATAGGGCAATACAAATATACTATTAAACGTGAGAGGATGAGGTTAATGTTCAGGAAAGTTTATCCCATCCAGTTGTGTATGATTGGGATATCTGATCAACCCTCTCATATTTTTTCACAGATTTAGGTCAAGCATAGAAAAAACCAGCTGATACTCATAGGCTTCCATTTATATCAGTAGAATCCATTAGACTTTTGAGTCCCTTCCCCTTGGTCCAACTTTGCTTGTTTGTTTCCATCCAGCTTTAATCCAAAGTGAATGTGAGGGAAATGAGCCCACTGcattattcaaatatttaatataattaataataatttataagatCAGACAACAATCAAAAGAGAGAATTAAACTATATAACATACAGCAAAATAATTGATTAACCTTCATGATACTTTCAAGGGTAAATTTCACTCAGCTGTAGGACCGAAGTTAGCTAGGGGtcattttatatataaatctAACTCATCAACATTATGAAAaataatcattaaaaatttaaacaccTATTTCATTTACACTCatatagtctttttttttttttaattttagtgtaaTGATCACTCTAATATATAAAATcatgttttttattattagtaaattGTATTAAGTGTCAACGaaaagttatttttaaatatactaataacacaaataataataataataacacaaataataataatgagaattactattattattttcaatGATCAATTCttgtaatatttttaagtttcacGCCTTAACCTATATGTGGTTTTAGATATGTGATGTACTACAAATTAATATCATGCATAACATTTTGCACTGCCTATATATAGAAGCAATTTGACTAAAGAAAAGCATAATTAAAATGGAGGTTATGCATAAATATGACTAGGGCCCCTAGCTTTGTTGCATATATGATTGGGAAGTTTGGGCTAATATCATCATGAACAATTGAATTGAAGATGCATGCATGTACATAATGATCAAAATTACGAATTTTGCTGATATAAATTACACGTCATAGGTAGAGCACGTGAAAAATTAGAAAAGGGATAGTACATCTTTTATCTATTGATACAAGTTTTAACCGAATCATATCTAAGGTATATATACCCTGATGTTTTAGCCAGAAATCACTTATGAGTAGCAGTTTCATACAGCATCCATATATAGGGCAAAAGGATAAAAAATAGaagtattatatttattatttatagtaAAAACCTCTTTTCAACTTTGGAATGATcagtattataattaaaaaaatttgtacaGTATTTACAAATTTTGTCTAAATTACTTAAATGAAAATGTTGAGAGATGTATTTATTATggagttcaattttttttaatataaaattagaaCATGTGTAATTTTTAGACATTATATATAGAACTCGTCTTAGTATTATTATGATTAAAGTAAGGTAAAATGAGATACAATGTTTTAGTTTTTAAGAGATTGAAGATATGttattttttcaatatatatatttttttcttagtcTCTATGAGTTAAGCAtttcctccttttttttctctaataaaaaaaaaaaaaatagagaagccAAAGCAAATGCTGTTTCCTAGGAGAATATTTTTATATCATCATTTCCCTCGTATACAGACTTCGCTAAGCAATCGCATTTGAATTCTTTAGGAAATATTATTTTGTCGTAACCAAATATAAGTGTAAATCTTGTATATTATGTCTCACATTTGTCCCTACATCTTCTTTTACACCATTTTTGGTTAGAGGAGATTAGTTCCTTTGCAGGGTCCACTTATCTGCTAGGATTTCAGGACTTATCACCTCATTTTCTTACAAATCTTTGTACGTAAAAAACGTGTAGAAATTTAATCTGATGGATAAATACTATCATGGTTGCATGTATACACAGTCTGTCattattagttaattaaattAAAGATTATTTACGGAATTACAGGTTAAAGATTTAGGATACAATGTATACATATATTTTAAGAAATATGAATtggtatatatttttataattttataataaaaaatgtatattaatatcacttaatttttttttttaaaatccaaattaataTAACTCTGACCAGACTATATTTATTCTTTCTCTTACCAATCACGTATTCAGAAGATatataaaacagaaaaaaactgATTGATAAATATTTCAATTGAGTTTGATAAAAAGAACTATGCAGTTGCCACGTCCACCAAGGTCAAGAGTAGCGAGCAATAAAGTGATGGAAAAAAATAGTGATAGACCATAGATGAATTCATATGACAGAATGAATATGCagaaaatggaaaaataataataaaagctctCAAACTCACATTTTTGGCTGCTGTGCTGAAAGCTTCCCTGTGGCTTATGTCTGGATTGCTAGCCTTAATTCTTTGGATTTCCTCCCTGATTAATTCAAATGCAACCACCAGCTgttatctttctattttttttccataattaaaTCATCTATACTTCAAAAAATTATATCCTAAATATAATATagtagatttttaaaaaattttaataaccaaaatatattagctaaaaattgtcaaaatttactatttttgattttatttaatacaTCTTGCAATAAataaatgcaaaataaaataaattttgaccttttttttttatttctagcaTTACCATTTTCAAAATAACTGATTTAGGTATCCAAAGTTTTACTAAGTTTAATTAtccttataataatttaataagcaAATCTCCATGTGAATCGGAAATGGAAATTGAGATAATAACTTCAGTGCCACATTTGCAAAACTGTCAAGATGCTAgtaaaaatagttaaattaacTGACTTTTGATCACTAAATTAAACtcctatctttttttcttttatattggaTGCATCAAGGTTTTGTAGATGAGTAATGCTATTTATACCCATGTCACAGTAAATCTTACTTGTGAAAAGATGTCAGCCACTggaaatattatttaaaaagataaaaacatagatattaattgtaaaattctatctatctatctatgatTTAATATATTATCATATAAGATTCATCATAAATTTAAGTCAATATTAAATTCTTCAAGTCTATGTATCCCCAACACTTTTCTTTATAAGAAAGTTAGCATTTTAATATGGTCTGTGTTGTTCTCCAATTTTTGAATAAtctatttttggaaaaaataaaaaacctaaaCTTTTATAACTagctctttttgtttttattacttCAAGTCTTTAACCTTCAAATCgtgattatttaatatttttttttcatgttgATAAACTGCATTCATATGGTAACAATACATCGACCAAATCATGAAACTCAGTTATTTTTACTTGAAGTTAACATttgaaaattgttaaataatttaagaaaaaatataggtaaccaacaagatttttgaacaatgtgtaaacaatttgaattaatagggttaaaagagtaaatttaattagtagcattaaattaggatgtagtgtattttcatttgattgataGTTGGtcatgttgttcaaaattttcattgttctcCTAGCACTCTCCATAATTTAATAAGTCtaatctaacgactctcaactatgAATTTAATATAAAGACAACTGCACATGAGTGTGTTGAACATAAATATATTATGCTATAAGCAGGTATAAGTGATATCCtaccaaaaggaaaaaaagaataaTCAAGTTTACAGTATACTATAGTGTATGGGAAAATGCAACGATGTTGACGATTTAAAAATTGTAGATCCGAAATATTATACTTACTTAATGAACCGGTTATAAGCAGAAGGAACACGTTGTCTCTTTTCCGGAGCTGTGATGATCAAAAGATTATTTAGTATGAATATATTGATGAGCAGATTACATATAGAATGTaactataatttatatataacggtgataaattagttttttattaacACGCACTAAAACATGATTTTATAAATCCATTAATCAAAATCATAttgagctatatatatatacatactagcTAGAGGCAAAATTCACTGTTACATTGAATGGAATGTGATAAAAATTTCTGTATAAGGTTTGTGGTAACATATTTACGAAAAAAGCTAGGCATATGTGTTTAAAAGATAGCTTGATTTGTACAGgttgttaattattatttaatttgggtGCTATGATGGTAGATTGTACTTATTATTATTGGGATCTGTCAAAATGAATTTGCATATGTTCTAGGGCACAGGCAAGACTGCAACCAAATTAAATAATCGATgggtctatttatttttctcatgtaAGGTCACTATCTGTGTTGAAGTGGGCACTTAACTTTGAtgtaagaaaaaaatgaaatgaaatgaaaaggCCAATTTGGGTAGCATTGTACCAAAGAAAACCGGTTACTCAGAGAGATGGACGCCCTCTCTCATGAAAAAAATAATCTGAGTTAGTTTCTCATATGACAAGTGACCTCAAAAATAATGATGTGTGTGTTTATTTTGCTTCTTCCATTAATTGTCATCTGCCACTTGTAGAGTTTTCAGTCTGAGTCTTTTTTGTCCTCAACTTCTGGCTCAAAAGGTTCACCTTCAGCCTGGCCTAGTTAAGTACTCTCTtgtttcattcattcattcattaattaACTTTAGCTTCatgattcatcatcatcatcatgccaAATGCTAACTACTATTTTCAATGAGACAAAAAACAAATGTATTTGTGTGTATATGTATGTTCAAAAAGAAATTAGCCTCTTTTTCCTACAAGAAACATGTATTATTTATTTGTGGAGTGTGAGACTCACGACGAATGGGAGGGATCCTAGGTTGGGGATCATGGTCTACAGGATCAAATGCTGCTGATAACTTGTTGCATCTTGATGAGGATGATCCCAGTTCCTTGCTGCTTGGATCTTGGAAGCTCAGGTGCTGCTTCTGTGACTTGCATTGTCCACAATATAATTAATAGTAACACATAGAATTAATATATCAACCAAAGTCCAGTTTATGTGGCATACAAACAAATCTATATCCCAATAAATAAAGGGAAGGGAAGGAAGAGAAGGTGAAagacatatatatatgtatgtatatatatacctgATGATGGTGAGGGTCTTGAGGAGGCAATGTTTGAAGAGATGCTCCCATGTTAACTGATAGCAGATTGGCACAATGCCCACATCTAACTGTCACTATGGTCAGCAAACTGCTACATGGAACACTAACCTGCCAGTACCCATTTTTGGAATACAACATACACAACCAACCACACATATCATATTAATTACAACTTCATTATTTTTACAATTTCAGTAACTAATTAAAAGCTAAATCATCACCTGCTtaatttctctctttctctctcagtgAAGggagaaattaaacatcaaaggtTAAGTAAAGTTGATTTTCAGGTTATAGATATATATGTGCaagattttgtaacattttgttTGAACCATCACCACAGGAACGTAATATGTCTGAGCTTTCAATTCAAAACTAGTTGTTATATATGTCTGTAAGTTGCGCTGAAGCTATATATAGCACATTCCCAAGAAAAGAGGTTCCAAGCATGGACaagagaaaaaacaaaattaaatctttGGAAGAGAAGACATAGATGAAAAAGAGGTTAAAGATGAGGACAAGAAGCTAGGAAGCTTGAGATACGGAGGTGAGTAATAATATTTGCTTTCATTATGAGAGAGAAAGCTGAATGAATGTGAATGGACTCTGATCTATCtactttttataatattaatgggGTGTCCACTTTGCTTGTGTATGTGTGTTGTATGTAGCAGCATATTGAATCATCCAAAATCCATGTTATAGTAGCAAGCAGCAAGGTGATATTGTGATATGAAATAAGGAACCTGACATGGGCTAATTCAAAAGTTAGCACTCTCACACAAATGTCTCACTTTGCTTTTTGGCTGACACTGCAAGGCAAGGATGATAAAAGATGGAAATTGTAGCCTCATCGATAGAGAGAGAAGGGTGAAAGGGACTTGACTATGGAACGGGCCATGGCAACACCGTTAACCACTACTGCTACATAACAGATCACAGGCTATGAATAAAGGAAAACTCTGTGGATCATCATGTCATAGATACATGAATTGATGCTGATTAAATTTTTCACTGCTCTCTCTTTGTGCAGTGTTATCTCCATTTGAGGGATGAGGGAAAGAGAGATAATGCTTTCTCAAAAGGAGTAAATTTCAACAGAGATATTATGATGAAAGGCATCAGAGAGAGTGTGGTAAAAGTAACcaaaacccttttttttttcctatataaaaaaaaactaaagctataataataataattaaggaagagtaaattaaacaaacacatagagtgcattATTTTTGGGTGGTGGGAAAATGGGATTTTGTCTTGATGTGATAATCTCTATCTCTAATATCTCTGAGAGGTTCttgtagaaaagaaaagagaggacACTGCATCAGTACACTTAAAAGAAACATGTCTGAAATTGTGAAAGAAAACTTGATCATCATCATCCGAAAAAAGAAGACGCTTCACTGCcaaaactcatcatcatcatcaacacaaCAACACAACATAGCACCCCTTAGTCCTTCATAACTCATCACACAGAAACAGATATActttttgtagagagagaaatagaaatagaaatagaaagagaaagagagatttTAATTTCATGGAAAACCTTTGTGTTAATTATCCTCAAGTACATACAGAAAGCAaattaaagggaaaaaaaaaataaaaagaaaaagaaagaaaagctgAGACATTATATTATTGAAACATGGCTAGGCTTTTTgtacaaacatatagcatatgaGATCATATATACCATGCTATTTGTAGTCACCTGaagaactaaaataaataaaaagagtaagaTAGAGGGGGAAATTAAAGAGCTCTCTATATATAGTAGAAGAAGAACCCTAATACACCTGGGAGTAGAGATAGAGTAGCCCTACCTACTCATCGTAgcccttatatatatattatgctttttaatttcatataaatTCATCAAAATCTCGTAAAATTTCTTAGTTCTGACTTACAAATCTCCATTTTTATCTCTCAAATTAGGACAATTCTTAATTATTACTTCCTCAATGAAAGATCCACAATATATACATAACACCTTTACCTCTAAGCAACACAGCTGAAGCACTTcttagaacaaaattaaaactcagttttcatTTTTCTCATAAAATATAAGTTAGTATGTAGTAGGAGGAGTCAAATCAAATTCTCGATCTAAAGCACATTCCAGCTTAGAAATTCACTTCAATTTCGATCTTCGCTATAATCGTGATCTCGATAACACAGGAAATAGAACATAGCAGCTCATCATGAACAAGAAATTGTATGTTATATTAAGTTTaattagaagaagaacaagatgagaagattaaaattaaagaagagaggaagaagaagatgaactaaGAATTGTACCGCTAGAGTGGTGTTGCAGAAGTTGCAGTAAACATAACAAACACGTTCGGTTCCCATCAtgtccatttttttttttaaataaaaaataaaatatttgttgtGAAGAGTGAGTGTTGTGCTTAGTAGGTTTATATAGAGAgatcacagaagaagaagaagaagaaggaggtgaAGAGAAATAAAGAGAATTGTTTGGCTGAAACAAAGTGCACACAGCACAAGCTTAGCTAGATAGATCAATGGATTTATTACAAGAGACCCCAGAAGAaaacaacaaagaaaaattaaaggttagtaaaaaggagaaagaaactttcttattactattattactatttgttttttgttttttcatttttattatttgtgatttattattaATGGGAAAAGATGGAAAGGGAAAGGATGTGTACAAAAATCTCAATGGTGAGGATGGGACTAGTCTGGTCGGGGGGTGGGGTTAGCggcttttgatttttgaaagaaaaGATGGATTATAGGATCTATCTATGTCTATGTATATATCATCAAAATGTGTAAGAATTCAAATCACCCCTATTATTTTCTACATCCTAGGTCTTAACCCAATGCCACAAAATTTTATTCCCTCTCATAACAAcgtaatttaaaaagtttataattatatttgggAAAGTCTAGAGCGCCAGtagatttattaaaatttggccaacacttagccagcaaaagaaaaatgagtgatTCTCCACCattagataaaatctcacactattaaatacactattgatggctaattgatgattACAACTCACAAAATCTGTTGGCTCCTAGCACTCCTCATTATATTTATTAGGACTACTAAATAGTAAATACTCATGTCTTAATACTAGTATACCTAGTATTTAGAATTTGAAAACTTATATGAGATGGTCAAATTGGGTTTGCTATgcggtaaaaaaataatttttttttaagtaaaattgtTTCAATAATTATAGTTAAATTGAAAATGATTGATATTGCAATTGAAACTGAAATTGAAATTGGTTGTGCGCGTGTTATTGAGGGGAGAGTGGTGTGTTATGATTGAGAAAATGAGTGGGTGGGAGTGACCCATCTCTCTAAGGGCACCCTGCCCTTTGTGTAGCGGACTAGGGGGGCGAGATATTAATGCTTCGGAATGTTTAAGggctcttattattattattattattcaagagagagagagaagaaagaaaggttATGGGGATCAGAGAAGACATGCTTACAATTTGTGTCATTCAAGTTTGATTATGCTATTATGCATCTCAAAAGAAAAGCAGGGTGACAAATGGTGGGTTTGCTTGCTTAGTTTACCACTTTCTTCATTTTTTGATTGATTATTTATTTGTCTTAACAACACTTTTTCAAAGTCTATTCTGACTCTCAATATTGGGCTACACAACAACACAATCTTTGTTCAAGTTGAG contains:
- the LOC112772312 gene encoding putative axial regulator YABBY 2 isoform X1; the protein is MDMMGTERVCYVYCNFCNTTLAVSVPCSSLLTIVTVRCGHCANLLSVNMGASLQTLPPQDPHHHQSQKQHLSFQDPSSKELGSSSSRCNKLSAAFDPVDHDPQPRIPPIRPPEKRQRVPSAYNRFIKEEIQRIKASNPDISHREAFSTAAKNWAHFPHIHFGLKLDGNKQAKLDQGEGTQKSNGFY
- the LOC112772312 gene encoding putative axial regulator YABBY 2 isoform X2 encodes the protein MDMMGTERVCYVYCNFCNTTLAVSVPCSSLLTIVTVRCGHCANLLSVNMGASLQTLPPQDPHHHQKQHLSFQDPSSKELGSSSSRCNKLSAAFDPVDHDPQPRIPPIRPPEKRQRVPSAYNRFIKEEIQRIKASNPDISHREAFSTAAKNWAHFPHIHFGLKLDGNKQAKLDQGEGTQKSNGFY